The DNA sequence ATTCGACGGCCAGGCGGCGGATGTCATCGCCAAGCTTGACGCGTCGAAGAAAGGCCGCTCGAAATGATCCCGCTCCTCGCCGCCGCTGCCGAGCCAGCCGCCCTGCCCGCGGGGTTTCATTTCACGCCTGCGCTCGGCATGTTCCTCGCCTTTGTCGTCGTCACGCTCGCCATCACGTATTGGTCTGCGCGGAAGTCCACGGGCGCGAGCAATTTCTTCGCGGCAGGCCGCGGCATCACCGGCTGGCAGAACGGGCTGGCCGTCGCCGGCGACTATATGAGCGCGGCGAGCTTCCTCGGTATCGCGGGAATGATCGCCTTCAAGGGCTATGACGGCTTCATGTATTCCGTCGGCTGGCTCGTCGCCTATCTCACCGTCCTGCTCGTCGTCGCCGAACCGCTGCGCAACGCCGGCAAATACACGATGGCGGACGTGCTCGCCTACCGCCTCAGCCCGCGCCCCGTCCGCGCGATGGCTTCCCTTTCCACACTGACCGTTTCGACGTTTTACATGATCGCGCAGATGGTCGGCGCGGGCGCACTGGTCAAGCTCCTTTTGCCCGGCGTGAGTTACGAGGCGGCGGTGACCGGCGTCGGCGTCCTGATGATCGTCTACGTGGTTTTCGGCGGAATGCTCGCGACCACGTGGGTGCAGATCATCAAGGCCGTGCTGCTCATGAGCGGTTCGCTGTTCCTGAGCGTGCTCGTGCTCAACCACTTTGATTTCAGCCTGGCCAAGTTTTTTGAAGCCATTGGCAACGTCCCCGTGGCCGGCCCGGACGGCACGATCGTGCACCGGGATTTTCTCAGGCCCGGCTTGAAGTTTGGGGCGGCGGTGACGAATGGCTGGGGGCCCTTGGACCAGGTCTCGCTTGGACTCGCGCTCGTGTTTGGCACCGCGGGCTTGCCGCACGTGCTCGTGCGCTTTTACACCGTGCCCGACGCGAAAACCGCTCGTGTCAGCGTCGTTTGGGCGATGGCCATCATCGGCTCGTTCTACATCATGACCACCTTCCTCGGCTTCGGGGCGGCGACGATTCTGACGCCAGCGAACATCAGCGTTGAAAACATGAGCGCCCCGCTGCTTGCCAAGGCGCTCGGCGGGGAGACCTTCTTTGCATTCATCAGCGCCGTCGCGTTCGCGACCATCCTCGCGGTGGTCGCCGGGTTGACCATCAGCGCGAGCACCAGCTTCGCCCACGATTTCTACACCAACGTGCTGCACCACGGGCGCGAGCGCGCCCCCGGCGAGGAAGTTCGCATCGCGCGCATTGCGTCATTCGTCGTCGGGGCCGTGGCCATCCTTCTTGCGATCAAGCTCCAGACCATCAATGTCGCATTCCTCGTCGGCCTCGCCTTTGCCGTCGCGGCCAGCGCGAATCTGCCGGTCATCGTCCTCTCCCTCTTCTGGAAACGCTTCAACACCTCGGGCGCGGTCTGGGGGCTTGGAGCCGGTCTCCTCGGCAGCATCGTCCTGATTATTCTAAGCCCGAGCGTGATGGGCGTGGACCCCGCGGGCACCCCGGCCGACAAGATGCACTTGATTCAATCGCCGGCACTCTTCCCGCTCACGAATCCCGGCATCGTGAGCATTCCCCTCGGATTTCTCGCCGCGTGCCTCGGCACGATGTTGAGCAACGACCGCACAAGTGAAACCAAGTTTGCCGAGCTGACCGTGCGCGCAAACACCGGCCTCGGCTCCGAGAAAGCCACGGCGCACTGATTCCCCTTGCGGCGCGGCGACCCGCCCCCGCAGGCGGGCCGGCGCCGGGAACGCCATCTCCACGGACGTCCTCTGGATCATGCAACACACCGGCGGGCCGCAGTGAGCCCCGGGCAAGGCTGCGTTTCCCGCTCATGAATCTTGCTGGCGACTTGTCCGTCCTGTCTTCCGTGCGCTGCGCGCTCAACGCGCCACCGCGCGAACCCGCGCCATGACACAAGCCCATCCAACCCGCGACACCCGTGCACCGTCCGCTTTCACTTTGATCGAACTGCTCGTCGTCATCGCCATCATAGCGATTCTCGCGGGCATGCTCCTGCCCGCCTTGAGCAAGGCCAAGGAAAAGGCCAACAGCGCGAAGTGCATCGCGAACAACAAGCAACTGCAACTCGCGTGGACGCTCTAT is a window from the Verrucomicrobiota bacterium genome containing:
- a CDS encoding sodium/solute symporter (Members of the Solute:Sodium Symporter (SSS), TC 2.A.21 as described in tcdb.org, catalyze solute:Na+ symport. Known solutes for members of the family include sugars, amino acids, nucleosides, inositols, vitamins, urea or anions, depending on the system.) yields the protein MIPLLAAAAEPAALPAGFHFTPALGMFLAFVVVTLAITYWSARKSTGASNFFAAGRGITGWQNGLAVAGDYMSAASFLGIAGMIAFKGYDGFMYSVGWLVAYLTVLLVVAEPLRNAGKYTMADVLAYRLSPRPVRAMASLSTLTVSTFYMIAQMVGAGALVKLLLPGVSYEAAVTGVGVLMIVYVVFGGMLATTWVQIIKAVLLMSGSLFLSVLVLNHFDFSLAKFFEAIGNVPVAGPDGTIVHRDFLRPGLKFGAAVTNGWGPLDQVSLGLALVFGTAGLPHVLVRFYTVPDAKTARVSVVWAMAIIGSFYIMTTFLGFGAATILTPANISVENMSAPLLAKALGGETFFAFISAVAFATILAVVAGLTISASTSFAHDFYTNVLHHGRERAPGEEVRIARIASFVVGAVAILLAIKLQTINVAFLVGLAFAVAASANLPVIVLSLFWKRFNTSGAVWGLGAGLLGSIVLIILSPSVMGVDPAGTPADKMHLIQSPALFPLTNPGIVSIPLGFLAACLGTMLSNDRTSETKFAELTVRANTGLGSEKATAH